One Streptomyces umbrinus genomic window, TGACGGCGGGCGCCTCGGCCTTCCTCGCCAAGCACAGCGCCTTCGGGGACATCCTCACCGCGATCCGGACCACGGCCAACGGCAAGCTCCTGGTGGAGGAGTCGACCCTGGCGGCGCGGCTGCCCGAGCAGCGGTGGGAGCGGAGCGGGCTGACCCGCCGGGAGCACGAGGTGCTGTCCCTGCTCGCCCAGGGACACGGACTCAAGGTGATCGCGGACCGTCTCGTGCTCAGCCGGCACACGGTGCGCGGGCATGTGAAGAGCGTCCTGGTGAAACTGGGCGCCCACAGCCAGCTGGAGGCCGTGGTCACGGCGACGCGCCTGGGCATCCTGCCGCGCCCGACCGCATGACACGTTCCGACCGTAGAACGGTGAATCAGCCCATCTGAGGGGGCCGTTCGCCCCGCCTGGGGGATGCCCGGGCCCCCGCCCGCTGTCTATCGTGCGAAAAGTGCGGCCCCGTGGACCGGGGCCGTCGGGGAGCAGGACCCGGGCCAGATGCGCGGAGATGACGGCAGGTCGGATCCCGCGACGTTCGTCCGCCTGCCGGTCGCCCGTCTCCCGCCGGGCGAACCCCCGGCGACCCCGCCTTCACCAAGCGCGCTCGGCACCCGCCGCCGACCTTGTGCTCCCCGTGCCCATCCCGCCCAATCCACGCCTATCCGCGTGGCGAGCGCTGCGCCGGCAGCCTCTTCAGCGCACCCGCCGCCGCCTGGGCGAGCGGTGGATGGGCGAGGGCCTCGTTCAGGACGGGGCGGGCCCGTTCGTCGCCCAGAGCGCCGAGCCCGTCCACGCACGCGATGGCGACACGGCGGTACGGGTCGTGCGGGCGGAACCTGCGGGCCAGGGTCGTGATCAGCGCGGGTACGGACTCGGGAGCGCGCAGCTCGACCAGGAGCCGTACCGGATGGAGCGCGTAGGCGACGCGCAGCTCGTTGGTGGCGAGGGCGGCCGCCGCGCGGGCGGTGCGCGGGTCGCCGAGCCGGGCCAGGGCATGCGCGGCGGACGCGCAGCGCTGCGGGTCGCGGTGGTTGAGCAGCAGGACGAGTGCCTCGAAGGCCCGCCGGTCTCCGGCGAGCCCGAGCCGGAACGCGGCCAACTCCCGTGCCCAGAGCCGCTGTTCGGGTGCGACTAGCACGTCGGCCAGTTCGTCGAGGTCGCCGGTCGAGGCCAGCCGCTCGTACGAGTACGACGCGGCCGCGCCCGCCTCGTGCCGTAAGCGCTGGGTGAGCGATCGCAACTCTTCGTCCATATCGCCGAAGCCTATCGGCGACGTACGTCACATTCACCGGGGACTGGCGCGCTCGTTACCCACGAGTTAAGCTCAATCGAGCGAGTTACCCACTCGCTGACTTGCTCGTGGTGGCCTGGTGACGCAGCCGCCGCGGGTGCTGGTCGGTTCGGTACTTCACGTACCTCAGTACGACACGGCTCCGGGACAGGGCCGGTCGGGTCTTCCTCACCGTTTCGTGGGCTCGCAGTCTCACCCACTCACGGCGCCGGGCGTGTGCGCTTTCGTAGCCCGGCATCACCCGCAACCTCCGCACCGTGTGCGCCCGTCGGCGTACCCGGGTGCGTCCCTCAGTCGTCACTCATTCCTGGAGTCCCGCGATGGCCACTCCCCTGTCCGACCCTTCCCTGTCGCTCTCCGCGTCCCCGCTCAAGACCGTCGCCGTCGTCGGCCTCGGCACGATGGGGACCGGCATCGCCGAGATCCTGGCCAAGGCCGGCCGCGAGGTCGTGGGCATCGACATCAGCGAGGCCGCCGCCGCGCAGGCCACCGCCGCCCTGGAGTCCTCGACCGCCCGCGCCGTGCAGCGCGGGCGCATCACCGAGCAGGAGCGCGACGACGCTCTCGCCCGCTTCGTCACGTCGACGGACCTGCGGGCCGCGGCCGACGCCGACCTGGTGATCGAGGTGGCTCCGGAGTCGTACGACATCAAGCACCAGATCTTCCGGGAGCTGGACGGCATCGTGCGTCCGGAGACGATCCTGGCGACCGGCACCAACGCCCTGTCCGTCACGCGGCTTGCCGCCGACTCGGCCCGCCCCGAGCGGGTGCTTGGCCTGCACTTCTTCAACCCGGCCCCGGCGATGAAGCTGGTCGAGGTCGTCTCGTCCGTGCTGACCGCGCCGGCCGCCGTCGCCGCCGTCACGGACCTCGCCCTCGAACTCGGCAAGGAGCCCGTCGCGGTCGGCGACCGCCCCGGCTTCGTCGCCGACGGGCTGCTCTTCGGCTACCTCAACCAGGCCGCCGCGATGTACGAGGCGAAGTACGCGAGCCGCGAGGACATCGACGCCGCGATGAGGCTGGGCTGCGGCCTGCCCATGGGCCCGCTGGCGCTGCTGGACCTGATCGGCGTCGACACCGCGCGTACGGTCCTGGAGGCCATGTACGCCGAGTCGCGCGACCGGCTGCACGCGCCCTCGCCCATCCTCAAGCAGCTCAGCGAGGCGGGCCTGACCGGGCGCAAGTCGGGGCGCGGCTTCTACACGTACGACGCCCCGGGCAGCGCGACCGTCGTGCGGGACGCGCTGACTCCCCTGGAGGGCGCTTCGCCGCTGCCCGGCCGTACCGTGCGTTCGGTCGGCGTCGCGGGCTCCGGCACCATGGCGTCCGGTATCGCGGAGGTCTTCGCGAAGGCCGGGTACGAGGTCGTGCTCGCCGCCCGCAGCGAGGAGAAGGCGCAGGCCGCCAAGGCCCGTATCGGCAAGTCGCTCTCACGCTCCGTCGACAAGGGCCGGATGACCGCCGAGGCCGCCGCCGAGACGCTGGGACGGATCACCGCGGCGGGCTCGTACGACGCCTTCGCGGACGTCGATCTGGCGCTGGAGGCGGTCGCCGAGGACCTGGAGATCAAACAGCAGCTGTTCGCGGTGTTCGACAAGGTCTGCAAGCCGGGCGCGATCCTGGCCACCACGACCTCGTCACTGCCCGTCGTGGCCTGTGCCCGCGCCACCTCGCGGCCGCAGGACGTGATCGGCATGCACTTCTTCAACCCGGCCCCGGCGATGAAGCTCGTCGAGGTCGTGCGCACGGTCCTGACGGCCGACGACGT contains:
- a CDS encoding 3-hydroxyacyl-CoA dehydrogenase family protein; its protein translation is MATPLSDPSLSLSASPLKTVAVVGLGTMGTGIAEILAKAGREVVGIDISEAAAAQATAALESSTARAVQRGRITEQERDDALARFVTSTDLRAAADADLVIEVAPESYDIKHQIFRELDGIVRPETILATGTNALSVTRLAADSARPERVLGLHFFNPAPAMKLVEVVSSVLTAPAAVAAVTDLALELGKEPVAVGDRPGFVADGLLFGYLNQAAAMYEAKYASREDIDAAMRLGCGLPMGPLALLDLIGVDTARTVLEAMYAESRDRLHAPSPILKQLSEAGLTGRKSGRGFYTYDAPGSATVVRDALTPLEGASPLPGRTVRSVGVAGSGTMASGIAEVFAKAGYEVVLAARSEEKAQAAKARIGKSLSRSVDKGRMTAEAAAETLGRITAAGSYDAFADVDLALEAVAEDLEIKQQLFAVFDKVCKPGAILATTTSSLPVVACARATSRPQDVIGMHFFNPAPAMKLVEVVRTVLTADDVHATVREVCAKVRKHPVDCGDRAGFIVNALLFPYLNNAIKMVQEHYATLDDIDAAMKLGGGYPMGPFELLDVVGLDVSLAIEKVLHREFRDPGLAPAPLLEHLVAAGCLGRKTGRGFREYARR
- a CDS encoding adenylosuccinate lyase gives rise to the protein MDEELRSLTQRLRHEAGAAASYSYERLASTGDLDELADVLVAPEQRLWARELAAFRLGLAGDRRAFEALVLLLNHRDPQRCASAAHALARLGDPRTARAAAALATNELRVAYALHPVRLLVELRAPESVPALITTLARRFRPHDPYRRVAIACVDGLGALGDERARPVLNEALAHPPLAQAAAGALKRLPAQRSPRG
- a CDS encoding response regulator; this encodes MIRVLVVEDQRALADALAIAIAAQPDLDCGDAVGTVDEALREAARRPPAVVLMDIHLPGRDGIEGTRLLKAAHPSTRVVVLTADATPDQLARAVTAGASAFLAKHSAFGDILTAIRTTANGKLLVEESTLAARLPEQRWERSGLTRREHEVLSLLAQGHGLKVIADRLVLSRHTVRGHVKSVLVKLGAHSQLEAVVTATRLGILPRPTA